Below is a genomic region from Silurus meridionalis isolate SWU-2019-XX chromosome 1, ASM1480568v1, whole genome shotgun sequence.
CCACTCCTCAAAAACGAGCACATACTCATTCCTCCAACACCCCTAGAATAGCAAAAGTGCTAGTCATAGCCAAAAGCCTAAACATAATAGCATCTTTTCAAATGTGTAAATACAGAAAACCGCTGAATTCCCCACACGTCCAATAAGTGTAAGGTTAAAACGTCCATGCAGTTCTAACAGTATGCTGGTTTAATAAAAGAGGGAGTGAGACaaatagacagagacagagagcaagCAGATTAGCCACAGTTCCTGACTGGTTGGGTCATGTCTTCAAATTAGGCATCGAAAGCATGGCGTTGTGGGTTCTGCAGTCTGACCGAGTACTCTTCTTTAAAGGCCTGCATCATTGTATGTTGGAGTGGACATCTTCAAAATGCTCTGTGCATTATCTTCCACCAGAGGGCGCCAATTCACCTCCCCTGTCAGGAGAAGGTCATCTCCATCCAGCGCATCAATAAACTGCATCTATCAGAAGTGAAAGCAATATGAAGAGTGGTCTGGTTAACAAGCTGTTACAAACAGGAGACTCTATTCATAGTGGGTCAAAGTGACGAAGTCTAAAACAACTCAATCGCTCTAAACTGTGGTGGgctaaaatatacacaaaacacattgaTCTTTAAGGAGGATGGACTACAAGATCAGATATGGGGTTTCACTTATACCAATTAATCACTGGCACTTGTGGCCAAAACACAGGTTTTGGTTTGAGGAGAAATGTGAAAAGGACCATTTAAATAGACCCTACGTTTTCTACGTTCCAGAAACAACAATGCTGTTGAACAGAACACATACCAACTTGCTTCACAAGGGTCACTGTGTactgttttctttattgcatCAGCACCCCTTTAATGCCCATTACCTCATTTGCTTTTCAACATATAGCACTAATCAGGCTTTTGCATACATGCCTCATTTGTAATATGTTCCAACAACCAATTAAATAAGATCAACACAGCTGCTCGAAGGCAGTGAAAAGAGAAGCCTAAACACAGATAGAAAACAGTCAAATGTCTGGTAgggacttttatttatttatttatttattttgtatcctGGGTGATCCATTCATTAGTGGACAGCGACAAGTCTGTCTGAATGCTGTTAAATGCATCTTGAGGAAGAAGCACTGTGGTCTGATCACTCACGAGCACTAACAGCATTCGGAAATAAAAGCAGCTGCTTTCATAGCAGACCATGCAAacgaaaacaataaaaatagcTTATTCATCCGCAAACGGCAGGATTCATTAGACATTTTTATGTGATACAAATGGAATGGAAAGCTGCCGTGTGCAATCGGTATCCTACTGACCTGCTTGCGGACATATTCAACCATGAGCTCGAGCTGTCTCGGGTCCTCGCATTGCTTGTTGAACAGATTTCTCCAAAGCGCAGCTGCAAGAACACAGTCATCTGACAGGattccctttaaaaaaaaaaaaaaaaaaatcaaattggAATCATTAATCAAATAGCCAGGTAACATTTTCTCTCCAAGTTGAtgagacctttaaaaaaaataataaaaataaaaaaaaaataaaataaaatattgcagcTTGTGTAGGCTTTCAGCTAAGTGGCTTAAAAATATACTGCAATGATCATTTAAATGTCATATTGTGCATGGTATCTCTATTTTCACAGGCTCAAAAGTAATAGaacaaactaaaaataatattaataaggaTTATTGTGAAAACTTGGATACAAATACTTTGTCCCACATAATGACTGACTGAAATCTGGAAAACAGACATAACCAATGCAGGGTTTCCTCCCTTGTTTGTGGGCCTTCAGTTGGGTTGAGGGCTCTGTCATTCCACTTCTATATTGCTTTTGCAATATAAACTACCTGGCCAAGAAAGggggagaaaaggaaaaaaaaaaaaaaaaaaaaagacattttgttgGACCCCCTTTACACGGTCACAACATTTAATATCTATCCAGAGGTGCATTCATTTCTCGCCAAGATCTTTTATTTCAGACCACTGCATAAAATCTTCTCCAAAACAAAGCTTCTCAGTGGGGTAAAGCTTTGAACTCCAATTTATGTGTGAAAATATCTCATGCGCCCAGAAACAGCCTCAAAGTTTTTTACCTGGTATATTCAGGAAGACAGCTTTTTTTGAGCACATAACGTTGCTGAACCTAGACCTGACTAACTaaagcaaccccagatcataacaCTGCCCCCACAAACTTGTACGGTTGGCACTAGGCACGACTGGTGCATCACATCATTCGCCTCTCTTCCTATTCTGATATATGGTTTTCTTGAGGCAACACAGAAGgttattctgatttttttttaaaaatacgtTTGGTTTGCATCTTAAGGTAAAATCTTCATCTATATTTCTCAAGTCTTTTGATTGTAGACTTTcacgtttacatttatggcatctgGCAGATGCATTTTGGTGGTGTTGAGCTTGCCATGGCATTACTTCTTTCTGAGAATATACAAAATTGTTGACCGTTTCTGACATCTTTCTGACTGATCTTATATATTTTGCAGCATAGTGATGGCCTCCTTCACTTGCATCGACACATCTTTGGACTGCATAGTGAGAGTTCCAATGAACAGCTACCAGCTTGAGTTGAATCTGCCAATGCTGACCATTTAGCTGCTGAACAGTCAATATCATTCAATTACTTCTGAGGCTTTGAAAATCTTAAATCAAATGTGTCTACATGTAGATTACATCTTTAGTCATATATAGGCAACATAtaattaatttactttttattctcAAGAAAAATAACTATTATATGCATGCCACCTGAAATgaattagaaaaagaaaaaaataataatatatgtttttttaaatatatattttaataagatGCATGTGTTATACACCAACAGGAAACATAAGAAAACTAATTTTTTGTAGCATTCTTGTGTGGCAAAAACAATTCTGGCTTTTTCAGTGAACAGGctccacaagacctctgaaggttTGATCAAGTGGCTTTTTTTCCACCTTGTGGTAACTGGCACCAAGACATTAACAGCAGATCCTTTACAGTTCTGCAAGTTGCGGCCTCTAAAATATTTCAACTTGTTTGTCCAACACATCCCTCAGATGTTTGATCAGATTGAGAACCAGGGAATTTGGAAGCCAAGTAATCATCTCTAAAATGTTGCTCAAACCATTACTAAACAATTTTTGCAGTGTGGCAGGGAGAAATATCCTCCTAAAAGAGTCTACTGCCATAAGAGCATACAGTCTCCATGAATTGCAGTGCACTGTTAAAtctgacacctttctatcaCAACTAGTGTTACTTTTTCAACAGTTTATGTAACAGCATCTCTTCTGTGGAATCTAAACAAATGGGTTAGTGTTCACTCTCCCAATGCAATAATGAGCATTGGGTAGCCCTGACTGTATCTTCGATTAACTAGTTGTCCTTCCTTGGCCCTTTTTGTAGGTTCTAACCACTGGATACTGGAAGCACCACATAAAactacagttttggagatgcttttaTCAGTCATATAGCGATCATAATTTGGCCTTAGAATTGCTCAggtccttatgcttgcccatttttttcttGCTCCCAATAGTATCCTAACCCATGACGGGTACTATaatcaataatatttattttaataaatattatttatggtTTAATGATATGGCTGATCTGTATTGGTTCACCCagtacagattaaaaaaacaaaaaaacaacttcaattaaaaataaagacaagtgGCTCCCAACGTAGTGTATGCTTATGTCTATATTTGTGCTTCATGGCGTAAGAAACTTACCTCATCATATCCAAAAATAGCAGCATAAAATGTTTCAGTCATAGCCCTCATACTCTGCTTCCTATGAACTGCATCaatctgggggaaaaaaaatattgctgaTTCTTTTTAATACCACATGGTGGTGCAAAACACCTAAGAAAAAATAAGTTCCACTAGGTGTTGGTGGGGGTCTGCCTTTtgaacaaaatatttacaaCTGGTACAATGTGCCCCGTCAAATTTTCAAATGCaacttttaaattaaataatatctacagcaaatatttgtagctctattagatttttttttctttttacatacaTCACCTTTTCTTGCTATTTGTGGTATGACAATCTATTCAGCCCAGAGCATATACttcttaaatgtaaaaaattatttttattataaatcaaaaataggttctattttttatttttaattcattaacatTGTTGGCCGGAAATGAACGTGTGTTATATAAAACTTCCACAGATGTTTGTGCAGTCTTCAATAGGTTTGGGCttttgtgtgtgcgcacacacacacacacacacacacacacacacacacacacacacacacacacacacacacacagtgcacagtaAAGCAAAGCACCTGTACATGATTACAGAGACCTACCAATAATTACTCTCATCTGGCTGTGGTTTACCTCCTTCACACACTTTTGCTTTCTggtctttcttttcttacttaTCCTCTTACTACTCCATCTTTATACTCCTATTTCTTAATAAGTTCACTAAAGCTCACCAACTCATTTTGTACAACCTAAGAACTAAGCCTAGAAAGTGCTGTTTATGCACAATCCTGCCTGGAAATGTGAACTACTGCTTAGAAAAACATACACCCTGAAAATGGTGTGGAAACACCAGCCAGATGCCCGggctgtgtgtaaatgtgtttctaCGCACAAGTGATGGACTGAATGGAAATTCAACAAGGCCTGGTGGTACATAGCACAAATGACAAGTGTTTTCCTTCACTCAATACAATTAGCCTGAGTAACCGAATGGTGACGAGAGTTTGGGTGAGAGACGTGCTGCCCTGCTTACACTGAGCTAACCTGTTGCAAACCTGTCAGATGTGATTGCTCATGCTGCTTTTACAGGACTTTTCCTCTGGCCTGTTATAttcttataaatataaataaaaaaaatgttttagtacTGAGCAGAAAACAGAATGCCTCTCCTATATAGTTaacataatcataattttaaacCTGGCTAACCTCTTTATGCAAATTCCTAACAGAAAGTGACATAAGGCTGAAGTGGAAAATGATGTCAACATGCTGCTGCCACTTTAATGCTGTTGTCAGTGTCCAGAAacttaaagtaaataaatttgaaatgaaaCGCCCCTCAAAATGGCTCGCCACACCTCATTAACCTCGTTCACATCTGTGTCATAGTAATGTATAGCaccataaaaaatatatgtcccttttccacacacacaggTTGGTGAAAGAGGCATGTATGTAATAGACGCAAATGCTAGAAGGTAAACAGATGTTTTCCCCACACTGTTTCCCcataatgtactgtaataaaGTACAGAACTATTGGCTGCAGTTTACTTTGCCTTCATAAAACTATGAATAAAATAAGAGCAGCGAGTAGCTGGCAGTGGTATTTTATTCAGTTTCCAAATGTGAATGGTTAAAACGTGCTGATTACATttctatacatttctaaatcttacttatttttattaataatgtatcTCATGATGGTAGGAGGAGAATTAATCCAGAAGTCTAAAGAACATTATGCCTATTCATTTACAGTGAAATGCATCCAAACTAATTGAGAGACTCTTCAGCAccaagacaatgacccaaaacacaaaGACAATAGCAGCAGCTTCTTTAAGGCCTGTCAGTTGCAATGTGAGGCTTCATGGATTGAACTTGTTTGTTCAGCATATCCCACAGATGCTCGATCGGATTAAGATCTGCGGAAGTCGTGTGAACACATTTTGAACTTATTGGCATGTTTCCTGTAAAATGTAGCAGTGGCTAACCTTCAAGTCCAAACATACATGAATGAGCTTTGGTGCCTCTGAACCTGTCGTCTTCAATTGAACAACCTTTGGTAGGTACTAACCACTGCACCCTAAAAACACCCCACAAAACATGCTGGAAATGCTCTGATCCAGTTGTTAGAAATCACAGTTCCTTACACTTGTCCATTTTTACTGGTCCATACAAATCAACTTTGAGCACCGACTGCTCACATGCAGCCATTTATATCCCACCTCTTCACAGGTGCCATTGTAACGATCACTGTTATTCCACTCACTCGATAGCGGGATTATAATTTACCCCCATaacattacaatacatttacCGCCAACTCAATCATAGAGGAGTATTGGGATTAGACTGAGCATCAGAACAAGAGCTTCAAAAGCTATTCTGTCATAGGTTTACCATGACAGAAAGGAATACGAATACAATAAGTGTACCCTGAGAAGTGGCAGCTTTAAAAGGCACAGGtcagattaaatattttttacactagAAAAAAGGCAAGAAATCTGCACTTTAGATTCCAATTTGTAAAATATGTATAACTTTTAACTTATGGGCCTGTAAAAGTGGAGATATAAACTCTGGAGAGCTGGtgatacacattttaaaaacaccCTACAGTCCAGATTTaatttctcactttctcatacTTAAACCCCCCCCACATTCTTATGAATCATTCCTAACAGTCAAGTAACATTAGACTTTTTTTCCAATGAAGCACTAAATGACTACAGTTGCTGCATAGTGCCATTGTGTGCTGCCTCAGGTTTGTGAATGTCATTACGGTTTCTTTTTCCATGTTGTGTACTGCTCAATCAAAGCTAGCAAATGCAGTGACAGCACAGTGACGTATGGATTAAAGACAGTATCCTGTGGTTGTATGTGATAAATGATGCTGCTGCACCTGTATAAATATTGTGCTGACTAAAATATCTAAACTGGGTTTGTGAAGAACACAACAGGTTGCTGGAAATATATTCAGCCGGTTACAGTATTGTTAGGTAAAATGTTTATTGGACCGCTGAATGGCATTTTTAAAAGGAACCTAGGCCAACATTAAACCAGTCAAACACTGAGGCAATAAAGTACACATATGTACACAATTGGCTAACTTAAATCTGTTAATCTTCTGTATAAGCAGCCTCAATTATTTGACAAATTGGTGGTAATTTTTAGAATATACAATAAGCTTAGTATTGTAATCAAGTCCATTATACAGTGACCTATAAAATTAGGGGTGTGATTAGAAGAGGATGCACCTTAAAATTTGTAGGCTCTGGAAAGATTCGGTCCAGGATACCTTGCCATTCTCCAGCCTCATCATAGGGTGTCAATAATTGTGGAATGcatatatttaacataaaactgTGATTGCAATTGTTGGATAGCCATGAAAGCAtatgttgtaatttttttttgtgattgagTGACATCACAGGTGTGGCACAACAGCACTGGCCCACATACAGTTACCTTGTTCATCCTATGTTGTTTCTACAGTCGGTGTAGCTGTTGCACATGTAATGCCAATAACAAATGGGTATAGCTTTTCTCTTTGCAGTTCCCCATACAGCATTCCCGGTCCCTTACACACATGATCTTGAGTCTTTGAGTTGTTTCcctttcagttttttatttatctgtaagTAATGGAAGTAGTCAGACTTTCAGGGTGCGTAGATTACAGGATACAGTAGATTATTGTGCCATAAGCAAATGCACAGCAGAGGTGCTGCATGCTATTTTTACcagcaacatttatttataggtATATGCAAgatatgtacatatttattggttgaattttttcttcttttttttttcctattgcaTCACAACTGGACCTTCCACTGAGCATACTGTTAATAAATTCCATCTCCTTGGgatatttaatctattgttgGTTGAGCcatcattttacacatttttttaatcttcgcAGGCCTCAACAAGCATCTCCAGCAAAAAGCCAGCTTACactaccaaaaaaacaaaaggctgTAGCTAAGGAGGACCTAGCCTTGGACATGGTGGAAGTTCCAGAAGAGGAAAGGGTCATTGGGTCCTTTGAGGCTTCTACCACAGACCAGTACAGCCATGGCAGCAACATCCAGGGACAGCAAATAGGGCAGTAGAGGAACAGTCTATTCAGCAAAGTATTTTGGAGGACCAGCCTCCATACTCTCTTGCGTTGGTCTTGAGGTTGGGGCTGATAGATACCAGAGGACATTTAGCAGATACAGAAAGAGACACTGAAACCTCTAGTTCTAAAAGCTACCGAGATAAATGTGCCTAATGAATGTGATAAATGATTTGCTATTGAAAATGTGTTGTATGTTCAAACTGGAAAAGTTACTCATTTGGTTTTAAACCTGGCCCACTAATCCAATGGGAAGGTCACCTTGTCCAACAGAAGACCTACTCATGCATTAGCTCACGCTTTCATTGGCCAAAATGTACAGTGATGTTAAACTACACTGCAGTACATGTCCTACCGGCCAAAATTTCAGTGCTGTGCAACAGTGGAGCAGAGCACCTTTATAACTCCTCTCGATTTATGGTCTGAAAAGCAGTTCAGAGCATCAGTACATCCTGGTCTTCTGTGACTATGCCACGAGCTACCCAGAAGTCTTTCCTCTTTGCACAGTTTCTATACCCAAGATTATTCATGTCCTCATCCAGCTATTTTCTTGGCTAGGCATACCAGTAGCAAACTTTACAAGCTCATTAGGCACATCTCGTCTTTGAAACCTGGGCAGAGAGAACTGATACACCACTGCATTCATCTTACTGATTCAACTGGCAGAGACTTAACAGGATTCCAGGACCCCAGAGGGAGGGAATCAGGACAACATCATGCCTGGAAGTAACAGAACCTTCCACAAGGTAAATGGAGCAGcactttaataatttttaaaataaataaataaacaaacaaacaaaaaaataaattgaattgaatgaaagaaagtaagtaagtaagaaagaaagaaaggcatgTTGAGCGCTCGTCCAGAAGTTTAACGCACAGTCCAAGTTCGATGCCTACCCTATGGTGAGAACTGATGACTTCTTGAAGAGGCCCTGTATATCACCGTGCTGGACGTATGTAAGTGGTACTGGTAGGTGCCACTTGACCTAACTTCCTGGCCAACAACCTTCAGGATGATATTGGTACTGCATCAATTCACAGACTTCCACCTTCCAGAGGTTAATGGACAGAGTACACCAGGGCTGTAAAGAATGCTCTGTTACATACCTGGATAATATGATAACCCATGGTAGCACTTGGGCAGACTACATGAAATGTCTAACACAGACACTGGTAAAGATAGTTAGTAGGCTGTCCTGGATCACATTTTTCAATATaaatttaaaagtttaaacaaataaagacaaTTTTCATAGCCTTCTTTGCTCATATTTAGCCAGGGGGCAAAATAAGTGGaggcactcaagatcttcattagaggtcgaccgattcatcggttttcCGATTAACCGGTACCAATAGATTTTCTGTGTAGCGTCCGTTGCTGAAACAGCTGAGAAGGTTTTTAAATGGTCTTGAACTTGTTTACTTATTATACATGCTGCACTAAATTACTGTGCCTGTGTACATATTTACTAATGTGGCAGATTTAATAACGTTATTTCATTAGCATATCATCATTTCAGcaatatcaaaatatcaaattatatattataattacagCAGGTCACTGTAATAATtcgcaaaaaaaatgtaagtgttgTATCTGCTATCATCTTTCAACTCTATCCATTTTTATCAAGAGCTGAATGAAATAGGGCAGCATCAACACCAGATCAATCAATCACACATTCATTGTTTTCTAATCATGCATTGTCCTGGCTGAAAGTGCAAAAACAGGTGAGGTTTTTATAGGGTTCATTAATTATGTTTCCTAATTacatatacaaaacaaaatctcCCATGTACGTTTGCCATATTGCATACAAAAGAACTACTACTATATTTATAGTTTAAGCTCCTTTGCTAGGCAAATCATTCACATATAGTCACATAATTTCAAACCTATTCATTCAACTTAGGGTTGCAGAAGAACAGAAATAATTTGTTTTACACCCAGTCTGTCTGATCAATTATCAGGTATTTGGCATGTCAGTGGAAATCATTGGGCTGTTCTCAAACACGCCAGCTTTCATTTGAGGAAATGTGATTTCATACGGTTCAGTAAAAGCACCCACAATTTTACTTCAAACAGCTGAGAGGTAAATAGTTTTGTAATTGCAGCACCACTTAGACGTGAAATCACATTCAACATGTATATAATAGTCCCTGCAGAGACATGCCTCCATGTGCAAATGCCTTTTACTTCAATGATAATCAATCAAAGAAAGAGGATCAACTAGAGAAAGCTATGCCATGTCCTTTGTTTAAAAAGTAGACTTTGCAGACATGCAGCGAATGAATAGTAAAACCAACTTCCATCTTACCTTCGGAGTGGCTTCTACAAGTCTCATTAAAGTTTAATTCTCAAAGATTTATTCCCATCAATCCATTCATTGAGCCCTCATTTCTGGTAGATTGCAGTCCTGACATAGGCTTCAAAACCAGCcatcaactttttttatttttatattttttttcctaccaAAGaggttaaataaacaaacaaaaaaaggtttgtttaatatgtatttaaCCCTTGGGACAGTACTTGGTGGATATAAAAGCCTAAGGGACTGGATATATCTTTAATATTACCTGCATCATAATTgtttttgcccattcttctacccacaatttaataaaatcgACAGCAATTTTAAAACTTACTACATATTCATAGTGATTGAGGCCTGGCCTATGATTGGTCTATTTTAGCACGAGTAAGTCATTGTTATGAACCACCCTGGTTGAAGTTTACTCATGGTTGATGTCCTTTAGGAAGAGAAACCTCTGCTGCTGCTTCAAGACACTTACAGAATGGAATTAGTTTTCTTTTAGAATTGACCTGCATTTTGAGTCATCCATCTGGCtctcaaccctgaccagtttCCCAGAACTCAGCTGATGAAAAGTGTAATTCTTTGtgctaatgttaaaaaaaatttaatttgctgAGTCTCCAAcctgccttttggcaaactcatatggattttcctctttctgtcacTCTTTCATAAATCACAGCTTTATGGTAATTCAAGGCTATGGTTAGGAGCTGTGGAGCCCTCCAGCTCCTGCAGAGTTGCCCTTGGTCTCCTACTTGCTTCTCTGACTAATGCCTTCATTACCTGTTCACTgaattttaatatgttttaaatattttcaataatgGAAAAATGGCTCTCTGGAGGATGTTCaaaatgggacattttttttgtaaatgatcAAACCCTATCCCTACTCTGGTTGTTCTCAAGAGCTTTGGACTCATGTTGATAGCTCCTTGATCTTTATGAGGCCTGTTAATAAATGTTCTAATTTCTACCAGAAAGAGATGTAGAGATTACGTGACACTACACCTGCACATATTTGGACTCCATTTAATAATTTGAATGACTTTTTATGGTAACCATTTATTTGAACAAGGATTGTTATTGTATCATAGCTTTGAAATTTCTTCATCTGTAAAGGACTCTATTGATTCctctttgtttaattaaaacctTGTAGATATCTGTGACATAATCCCAATTAACCTAATCACTTTCAGGTTGCAACACTACAACATGCGGGTGTCATAGGAGCACATGACTACCAAGTGTGCCAGGTGGTGTGAACATTTTATAGTGTTCAAGATATACATAAACTTTTCAATGAACAACAGGTTCATCCATTATCGAATTAACCTATAACTTTTGTGGATTCAACCAGTCTCTACTAAATAAAGTTGAACACTAGCTTCCCAAATCTCCATTTATGGCTTGCATGCATTTCAACTTTAGCTGAACATGTAATTCGCAAATACAATGTTCGCCTTCTGTGCTCATTAGGCgcaataatctttttttttttttttttttttttttttaaatgaggtgTACACAGTCTGCCCAATGCTGCTTATTTCACCCTTGAGATTGACAGCCATGGTGTGAAACCAAAAGCTGCAGTTATGGTGTAACCCTAGACATTGCTTACCTAATGCCCATAGAATTACAATCTTGGAAAAGCACAAAATAATTCTTAGTGACTGTATGAGGAAATACTGAAAGGTGTATGCTTTCATAAGCTGGATGGTTATGATTATTTTGTTGCTTATTGGCTGCTTTGCTCTTTGTAACCTATCTTCAGCATGGCAGCCAGCATATGTACCAAGAGAAAGTATATTATCAAAGCCTTATTAAATCTCCCTTGCTGCCTGTTAAGTAACACACTGACTACAAAGTCCTAATGGTTGAAGcttgtaaatttttttccctGAAGTTTATGCATTTACACCGTAAAAGATCAAAAGATATTGATATCTACTAAAACACTAaaatatctatccatccatccatctatgtgCATCATCCTAGCACAATATCACACAAAATAGCATGATGACATACTGCACCACCAGGTGTTACATAAGGTACTGGAGCAGAGTTCTATATACATTTTCTGACACAAACATTAATTGTGCAAATCAGTATACACTTTGTTTCTAAGATGGCACCGAAGCAACAGtaacaaatgtaatttaattttgttgaCACACCTGCCAAAAGTTTTCATAACATTACATGTGTAGTGTGAAATAAGTGTAATGGTCACAAAAGGTCATTCCACTTGAAACTTACCCCCATGATTTTGCTTCGCTGTTCTACATCCTCCCACATAGAATGGACGATGTAGCGACACATAAATTTCCCTTCTCTGCCTTCCTGCCTCATCCTCACCAAACACATCCTGCAAAAGAGAGATACAGGATACAAAGGTACTAGAGAAATTACACTTCAATCACACATGTAGCAACTTGGACAAAGTGACTTGATTTCCAGCAAAATAGATCACTGGTGACTTAATGTGGGCCTGATTTGTTGTCAATAGTGGAATATAAAAATTACTGGCAACCACTAGAGACAATGGCAACCATTAGAAACACCTACTGGCAACCTCATAGCACAGCTGTGGTGATGTAAACAAGAGAGGACATGTGAACCAagcattcttcttcctctttagGCTGCCCCtataggggtcgccacagcagatcatccgtcacCATACTACCctgccctctacatctgccacctttcaaacaaactacctgcaGGTCTACCCCTCATATCACATTCCCTTCCACATCAATAAATATCCtgcttggcctttctcttttcctccttcccatgtccctcctctgcacatgtccaaaccagtcgcacctccctcacctttgtctcaaaaacatcctacatgtgctgtccctcaaATAATCTAGGTTCTCATCCTCTATGTGAATGTAGCATTACGTtgctataaatttttttttctcctataaTCCAATTCATTTGGAACTTCATTATAGTCATGTGTTCGATTATAGATTACAACATTCAATTTAAActctacaatataatacaatctTTACAAGTCTTAAAACAAATTCATATTTTCTGAAACAATAGGATTTTCATGAATACCAAAGTTTTTGTGCAAAATATCCATCAAGCAATTTGGGGTTAAAATCATATATATCCTGCTCGATAAGTGAATCCCAATGTAAGATTTTATGGAAACGAAAATCAGCC
It encodes:
- the LOC124385773 gene encoding ubiquinol-cytochrome-c reductase complex assembly factor 1 isoform X2; translation: MIRRRLLMESTDTHKATEQDFAKALVSCRCTGAVLHTRTQCRTLHSTHELCAVKHTPQASEEEVGSFTKLIEAMGFTGPLKYNKWKIKIAALRMYTCCVERINYDEFFEKCSLPDTLNSWFLVAQLHVWMCLVRMRQEGREGKFMCRYIVHSMWEDVEQRSKIMGIDAVHRKQSMRAMTETFYAAIFGYDEGILSDDCVLAAALWRNLFNKQCEDPRQLELMVEYVRKQMQFIDALDGDDLLLTGEVNWRPLVEDNAQSILKMSTPTYNDAGL
- the LOC124385773 gene encoding ubiquinol-cytochrome-c reductase complex assembly factor 1 isoform X1 — translated: MFRRPLQHGLRQLLSSSLCSRTVFGKATEQDFAKALVSCRCTGAVLHTRTQCRTLHSTHELCAVKHTPQASEEEVGSFTKLIEAMGFTGPLKYNKWKIKIAALRMYTCCVERINYDEFFEKCSLPDTLNSWFLVAQLHVWMCLVRMRQEGREGKFMCRYIVHSMWEDVEQRSKIMGIDAVHRKQSMRAMTETFYAAIFGYDEGILSDDCVLAAALWRNLFNKQCEDPRQLELMVEYVRKQMQFIDALDGDDLLLTGEVNWRPLVEDNAQSILKMSTPTYNDAGL